ACCCCGACGCTCTGCGTCGTAACAAAAGGTATTAAAACCGACTGCAACCACCTTAAGAGAACAACATACCCCGATGCTCTGCATCGGGGTTGTTGATCTGTACCTTTGATGCTATAGGTAAAAAAAGGCCTGTTTATATTTTTGAAAATATCTGTCTTCAAGATAAAAACATATCTTTACAAGATGGAACAAAAAAGGTTATAATAAACGCAGAGGCCTTTAAGGACACTGAAAACAAAGAATTAAAGAAATTTTTAGAATATCTTAAAACAGGTAAGGCAAATAGTGAATTTACAAGGAGGATAGAAGCTATGATACAAACAGTAAAAAATAATGAGCAAGCAAGACAAGAATATAGATTAATGTCTACTTTTGAGATGGATGCTATGGATAGAGGGGCTTATAAAACTAAGAGAGAAACAGCTAAACTTATGAAAATGGAAAAGCTGGATATGTCTTTAATTAAAAAGATAACAGGCCTACCTGAATCTGAAATAGAGAAACTGTAGTTTTTTATCAACCAATACGGCAAATTGATTAACAGTAAGCCTTCAAATCTTTATGCAATAACCGTTTTTATCTCTTTTAAGGTGCCAGCATAATTTTCTTTAAACTTTGTAAGAAAGCCGTCAAGCAATTCAACGTTTGCAGGGCTTTTAATATTTGAAGGTTCAACCAAAAACTTTTCGATATTTTTTGCAGAGTCTCCCAAGATGTTTGCACCGACCGTATAGGAACTTCCCTTTATCTTATGAGCCGTTTTCCGTATATTTTCACGCAAAACATCATCACTTAAAACAGCTTCTGCACTTGCACCTAAGAGAAGGTTCAAACGATCTATCTCTGCATGATCTTTTTCATAGGCTTCGATAAATGTTTCAAGTAAACTTATGTATATTTCCATGTCTCCGTCTACAAGCTCCATCGCCGCCGCTTTATCTAAATACATATCTCCTCCTATAACATAAAGATAAACAGCTCGGCAGAATCCATGCCGAGCCGTCTACTACTTTATCAATAAAATCTATTTTAAGTTTGTCATCAGCCTGTTAAGCCTTTTTACAAAGTCGACCGGGGCCTTTAGCTCTCCGCTTTCGACCAAGAGGGCTTGTTCCAAAAGGAGGTTGGACATATCTTCTACAAATTCTTTATCCTTCGAATCCTTTAATTTTTGAACCAAGGGATGATCGGCGTTTACTTCCAAAATCGGTTTTACGGCACTTGTATTAAACTGCCCCATAGCCCTCATCATTCTTTCCATCTGCAAGCTGGGATCGGTTTCGTCCACAACTATACATGAAGGAGAATCGGAAAGGCGTTTTGAAAAGCGTACCTCTTTTACCTTATCGCCGAGAACCTCTTTAATCTTTTCGAGTACGGGCTTAAAGTCCTTTTCTTTTTTTTCGGCTGCTTTAGTTTCTTCTTCGGTATTAAGTTCCTTGTCGGAGCCGGCTCTGTTTGCCGCCTTTAATTCCCATTCCTTGTATTTTCCCAATGAAGGAATAATTATATCGTCAACCTCATCGGGCATAATTAAAACTTCAAAGCCCTTTTGTTTGTAAACTTCAAGATGAGGAGATTGACGCAAGGTCTTTTCATCTTCACCTGTAATGTAATAGATAGCCTTTTGATCGCTTTTCATTCTTGAAACATAATCGGCAAAACTGGTCCACTCATCTTCTTTTACTTCGGGCGAAGTTGTCTTAAAGCGTACCAAGTCGGCGAGTTCTTCCCTGTGTTCATAGTCGCCGTACAAGCCTTCTTTTAAGGGGCGGTTAAATTCGGCGATGAATTTATTGTATTTTTCTTTATCGTTTTCTGCGAGCTTTTTAAACTCTCCTAAAAGCTTTTTAACCGAAGCGTTTTTAATGCTTGAAAGAATTCTATTTTGCTGTAAAATTTCGCGGCTTACGTTTAGGGGCAAATCTTCACTATCTATTACACCGCGTACAAAGCGGAGGTATGTGGGCAAAAGTTCTTTTTCATCATCGGTAATAAAGACCCTCTTTACAAAGAGCTTAACTCCCGGCTTATAATCTGCATGGAACATATCGAAGGGTGCTTTCGACGGAACATAAAAGAGAGTTGTGTATTCTTGAGTTCCTTCCGCCTTTGTGTGCACATAGAGTAGAGGCTCTTGGGAATCGTGCGAAATGGATTTATAAAAGTTAAAATAATCTTCTTCTTTTAATTCCGATTTAGGTTTTTGCCAAAGAGCTCCGGCATCGTTTATCTGTTCGGTTTTAAAGGCTTCCGATTTTACCTTTCCCTTATCGTCATATTGCTTTTCGGTAAAATGAAGATAGATTGGGAATGCAATGTGATCGGAATATGTTTTAATTATTTCTTCGATACGCCATCGGGTAGCATACTCCGAGTCCTCATTATTTAAGTGAAGAATAACACAGGTTCCGTTTGCTCCTTCGGGAACATCATCTATTATGGGGAAGGCCGTATCGTCAACCTTTTCCAAGTCATAGGCACCCTTTCCGTCCGAAGTCCACTTCCAAACATCGCTCTCTCCGGCTTTTTTGGAAATAACATCGATGGTAGAGGCTGCCATAAAGGCCGAATAAAAACCTACACCGAACTGACCGATAAGGTTGGAATCTTTTTTATCGGCTGCGGCAAGCTGATCTAAAAAAGCCTTTGTTCCGGATCTTGCTATCGTTCCCAAATTATTTTTTAGATCTTCCTCGTTCATACCCAAGCCGGTATCCCGCACGGTAAGTGTATTGGCCGTATCGTCAAAACAGATGTCGATTCTGGGCTCGAATTTAATCTGCTTATAGGCCTCATCGGAAAGGGTTAAATACTTTAACTTGTCTAATGCATCCGAAGCATTGGAGACAAGCTCCCTCAAAAAGATTTCCTTGTTTGAATAAAGCGAATGAATAATGAGCGACAAAAGCTGGTTCACTTCAGTTTCAAACTTGTACTGTGCCATATCAACCTCCAAAAAAAATAAGCTTGAGGGATTTTCAAATCCCGAGCATTGTTTTTTTACGCACTTTCGTAATAAAATGAGAAAGTGCATATTATATCAAAAGTTTTGCCTCGTGCAAAACTTTAAAGTCAACCCAAGCGACGCCAATCTTAGGAGCTTGGGTTGAACAAACCTCCAAAATAAACCGCAAAGACGCAAAGAGCGCAAAGGGATATTTAAAAATGTAATATTAAATCAATATATTTAAGAATAATAAATTATCGGTAAAAAAGCAAGGGGAGGCTTTTAAATTAAAAATCTATCTTCCATATATTTACAGCTTTTTTAGCCATAGTCCCTTGTCGTTTAACGATGTTATCAATTGTCCAATCAGAATAAATATCCGCAATATCCTTTGTAGTTTTAAAGGAAGATGAAGCAAAAACTTCTCTCTTTTTAAAATAAGGAAGATTTTGAATATCCTTATTTTTGTTTTTTTCTAAAAGGGCTAGATTTCCCAATCGGTATATATACCTTTCAGTCAAACCACCCTCTAGCCCCCATGACTCATCAGGATTTTCAGGTAAAATATGTTCGATAGTATTTTGTTCATCTGTAATATCATATTTAGTATTGGTTTCAAAATTTTCTATATTAGTTAAAATATACTTAATTATTTTTCGATTCCTTGATGTATTTTTTAGTTCTATATTAGAAAAGTCAGGCTTAAAAAGCTCATCAGGATGATAAATTTCTTTGAGAACTTGTCTATCGAATTTTTTAGAATCATTTATTTTTATAGCAAGATTATTAAAAACATTTTCTTCATCATTTGGGTTTAACCCGCCTATGATATTATATCGGAAATAAATAACAGCTATACATTCAACAAGTTTTATAAATTCTTTTATAGATAAATTAGAATACCCTGAAATTAAAAGGGACAGAGGCTGCTTGGCTCCAAAAAGAGTTAATTCCGTCAGTGCTTTTACAATTTTATTTTTATATTCTACTCCATCTTTATCCCGAACTACAAGCCAAAATTCGTCATAAGGATTTAAAAGGGCAACATAGACATCCGCTTTTTTAAGAACATCTCTCAAAAAAGAAAAAACTTCTTTTTTTGTTTTTATATTATTTTTCATTGCCTTAAAAAGCTCATTTTTTCTGACTGTCTTATTTTTACTGTTCCAGTAATATCTCAAAAAATCTTGTATTTTTTCAACTCCTAACTTAGATACAATATTGGTCCATAGAGTTTCGAGTTCATTTAATTCCTGATCTTTTTTATTATTTGTATTGGGATCAACAACAGAAAATAAATAGTTTTTAAGTAAATCGGCAGAAGAAAGTTGAACGCCCCTAGCATTAAGAGTTTCAAAAACTTTATAAGCATTTAGCTCATCATTTACGGTAATCACCGTAAAAAAAAGTTTATCGGCTATAGTATCGACAAATTTCGCAATTTCGGATCCATCATTAAAGTTCAATATTTTTTGATAATACCAATCAAAACAGGATTTCATCAATTTTTCGGATGAATTTAAACCGCGTTTAGGAAATTCTTCTAAAGGAATCATATATCTTTTATAGAAGTCATTATTATTGTGATTAAGTGTCAATTTATTTGAAGCTATCAAGGTTACAGGATCAAGATAGCCTATATACATATTTTGAAGCTGTTCCCTTCTCTTTTTATTATTTTCAGGTTCTATATTTTCTTCTTCCAAATCTTTTAAGCGTTTCAGAGCTGTCATAATTAGAATTGAAATAGTGGTTATCCGCTGCTGACCGTCTATTATTGCATAAGCCTTATTGTCGAATGTTTGAAAAACGAGATACCCCATATAATGAGCTTTTTCAATATTTTTATATAAATTTTCAATATCTTGCCAAAAATCATCCCAATTTTCAGTATACCACGAATAATCTCTTTGAAACTTAGGAACTGCATATGTTACACCATTACCCAATATTTTACGCAATGTCAATGTTGCCGTATCGCTGATACCTATCATTTTCTTCTCCCTTGATTTTAGTTTCAAAAATTATATGTTTATTCTAACATATAAGATTTAATTCTGCAAGTAACTGATTATTTTTCAAACATTTTCAAAAAAACTAAAAAAATATTTATTTATGCCGATATTATTAACAGTAAGTGTATTTAGTTTGTACAATAGAGCCTTTCTATCCAAATAATTATGCAAAATCTCCAAGCTTATTAATGTACATAATAAAAAAAGTTGAAGGTCAAGCATGTATAATAAATTTCAATCTAACCAAAGGTCTAGTGTGGATGAAAATATGTATGAAGATAAAACTCCGGAACAAATTTTCATTGAGAAACGGGCAGAATTATTTTTAAACGCAGCAAAGAAAAATCCAAAAACGTTTATATATAGACTAAAAAGGTCTAACCTTAAGTTTAAATATATCAAAACTAATTTTTATAAAAATAAATAAGACTTTCGGTTTACCGCCATGGACGGCGGAGATCGCAGCCGAAAGCGCTTATTAGCTTATTAAAAGAGCATTTTTTTTTCATAATTTTCTTCACAAAAACAGTAACTTTAGTATAAATCGTACATTTTATAGCATAATAACTACCAACCTTTGAGCTTTACACTGAATTTTATTATAAATAAAAACCTTGGATCGGGTTTTTATATGAGGGAGAATAAAATGAAAAATAATGATTCAAGGGCTATAAACAAAAATAGGCCTTATTCGGAAAAACGTAAATTTTCAATCAAAATAAAATTATTGATAAGTGTTTTTGCCTTACTTTTATTACAGTACACGGCTTTAACCTACAAGGATTGGCTTAGTTTAGAAAGATTTTCAAAAACACAAATAGAATCCATAGCCGATATGAAATACTTGGCGTTTATGGATGCAATAAACAGTTATTCATTAACGGGAAATGCAGTCCTCGATAGTTTATCAACGAATGAAGCTGTAATTAAAGCCTTTGAAGAAAGAGACCGCCAAACTCTTTTAAAAGTCATGGATCCAATTTATAAAAATCTAAAAGAAAAATATAATGCAAAACAAGTTCACTTCCATACTCCTGAAAGTATTTCATTCCTAAGACTTCAAAATCCAAAAAAATTCGGAGACGACCTTTCCTCTTTTAGAAAAACGGTTGTAAAGGCAAATACCGAAAAGAAAGTAATATCCGGTCTCGAAACAGGTGTAAGCGATTTGGGATTCCGTGTAATTTTTCCTTTAAAAAATGAAGCCGGGAAACACTTGGGTACGGTAGAATATGGAGGAGCTATAAATAGTGAATTCATCAAAAAATTTATGGAAACTTGTTCTGCTAAGGTTGCAAACTACGGACTCGATATAAGCGTTTATGCCAAAACATTAGACGGCAATTATAAAATAATGGGTTCAAATTTTGAAAAGGACATAACCGAAAATCCGGAAGAAATCTTAAGTAAACTAAATAATGAATTTCTTATAAAAAAATTAAACAACAAAGCAATAGCTTATTATGGGCTTAAAGACTTTTCGGATAATCTCATAGGTTATGTCAAATTCAGTTACAGTATTGAACAACTTATAACCGAGACAAAGATATTTTTTATAAGGACCTTGCTTATCTCAATAAGCATACTCATAATATTTATTATAATGCTTATTATATTTATAAATAAATTTATAAATCATCCCATAAAAAACACGGCACTTATACTTAAAAACATTTCTGAAGGAGATGGAGATTTAACTGCAAGTCTCCCGATAAGGGGGAATGACAAAATTACATCCCTATCGCATTACTTTAATTTAACGATAGAAAAAATTGCAAATTCCGTAAAATCCGTTAGTCAGGATACCGAAACTATGCAGGAAGTCGGAAACGATTTAGCCGTCAATATGAACGAAACAGCAAGTGCGATATACCAAATAAATGAACACATCTCAAGCATAAAAAAACAAATGATGACGCATGCAGGAAGTGTTATCGAAATAGGTTCTTCACTCCAAGCAATGATGCGAACTATTGAAAATCTTGATAACTCAATAGATATTCAAACTTCTACGGTAGATATTTCAAGCGAATCAATCAAACAAATGGTTGAAAATATAAAAGAGATTTTCGGAATTATTGAAGAGAATATTAAAACTCTTGAAGAACTTAAAAATGCAACAGTAAGCGGAAAAACATTGATCACAGAAACGGTTGAATTAAGTAAGGCTGTAGATTCCAGTTCCGATATTCTTTTGGAAACAAGCGCAATCATTCAAAATATTTCGGCTCAAACGAATCTTCTGTCAATGAATGCAGGAATTGAAGCCGCTCATGCAGGAGAAGCGGGAAAGGGTTTTGCAGTGGTTGCAGGCGAAATCAGAAAACTTGCCGAACAATCCAGCAGCCAAGGGAAAAAGATAAACATCATGCTCAAGGACTTAAAAGAAAAGATAGATAAGGTAAATAATTCCGCTCATAGTATAGAAAAACACTTTGATAATATCTTTGATCTTGTAGAAAAAACAAAGCAGCAAGAACATATTATTATGAATGCAATCGATGCACAAAATGAAGGAAATAAAAGTATCTTAAATACAATGAGCACTATTGACGATATAACTCATAAAATAAGAGATGTATCACATGAGATGCTCAAAGGCAGCACATTGGTTTCCAATGAAATGGATACTCTTTCTGCAATGTCGGATCAAATAGCTAATAGTATGAATGAAATGTCGGAAGGAACAACAGAAATAAATAAGGCCGTATATGAGGTAAATGAAATCACTCAAAAAAATAAACAGAGTATTGAAAACCTCTCATCGGAGATAAAAAAATTCAAGGTAGAATAGTCCGCAAAAAAGGAGAAAAACAATGGTCAGACTTGCAGAATTAAAGGACTTATCAAGAGTTGCAGAAATAAATGTTTACGGTTGGAGAAATACTTATAGGGGTATCGTCGACGATAATTTTTTGTTTTGCGAGCTGTCTGTTGAAAAATCTATCGAGCGTTTAAAGGAAAAAGTTAATACTCAAAACAGTACATCAAAATTATATGTTTATGAAGATGACAAATACGGAATAATAAAAGGGATGATGCTTACGGGAATGTGCCGGGACAACGATAAACCCGATAGTTTTGAACTTATGGCTATTTATGTAGAAAAAGCTTTTGAAAGGTCGGGCGTAGGTTCAAAATTAATTACTCATTTTCAAAAAGAAGCAAAAGAAGCCGGCATACATGAATTATGCATCTGGGTGTTTCAAGAAAACCGGATCGCAAGAAGTTTTTATGAGCATCACGGCTTTAAGCCTGATGGCAAAACACAAGTCCAGGAAGCTTTGAAGGCACTCGAAATGAGATATGTAAAAACAGTTTAAGAGCAGACAGTTGACAAATTGTTTGGGTTATATTTCTACGTGAATGAATACGGCATACATAATAAATTTCAATCAAACAAAGGCATATTGCGGACAAAACTAATTTTTATGAAAATAAATAAATATTTTTTTATCTAATCCTCTTGCATATTTTTATATTTTTATATATAATAATATATCGTTATATTATAGGAGGAAAACTATGAAAGGTTTTGCGATGCTTAAATTAGGTGAAACGGGATGGATTGAAAAGGAACGACCCGTTTGCGGCCCGCTCGATGCGATTTGTAAACCGTTAGCCCTTGCTCCATGTACATCCGACGTACACACGGTTTGGGAAGGAGCAATCGGCGACAGGCATAATATGATTTTAGGACACGAAGGATGCGGTGAAGTTGTCGAAGTCGGATCGTTGGTAAAAGATTTTAAACCGGGCGACAAGGTATTGGTTCCCGCGATTACTCCCGATTGGAATTCTTTGGAAGCCCAAGCAGGGTATTCAATGCATTCCGGCGGTATGCTTGCCGGTTGGAAATTTTCAAACTTTAAGGACGGAGTGTTCGGCGAATATTTCCATGTTAACGATGCGGACGGAAACCTTGCCCTCATTCCCGACGGCGTGAAGATTGAACACGCCCCGATGCTGTCCGACATGGTACCTACCGGCTTCCACGGAGCCGAGCTTGCCGACGTTCAGTATGGGGATTCCGTATTGGTAATCGGTATAGGTCCGGTCGGTTTAATGTCCGTTGCCGGATCGGAATTACGCGGTGCTTCAAAGATCTATGCAGTAGGAACACGCCCAGCCTGTATTGCAGCTGCAAAGTTCTACGGTGCAACCGACATTATCAGCTACAAGAACGGTCCTATCGACAAGCAAATACTCGACCTGACACACGGCAAAGGTGTCGATAAGGTCATTATCGCTGGCGGTACCGTCGATACCTTTGATGAAGCAGTCAAGGCATTAAAAGCTGGCGGTAAAATCGGAAACGTCAACTATCTCGGTTCGGGAGTTTCCATTAAAATTCCAAGAGTAGAATGGGGTGTAGGAATGGGACACAAGCAAATCAACGGCGGCTTAATGCCAGGCGGAAGGCTCCGTATGGAAAAATTGAGCAGTCTTGTTTCAGTTGGTAAACTGGATCTATCAAAACTCATCACCCATACTTTTAAAGGGTTTGAGAATGTCGAAAAAGCACTCTATTTGATGAAAGATAAGCCGGCCGACTTAATTAAACCGGTTGTTATCATCTAAACACGGTTCCATCCCTTGCAGGGTACTCATTATAAAAACACCGCTGCTAAATCCTGATTATGGATTAAGCGGCGTTACATACTTTATTCTATGAATATTTTTGTGATTTCCGGCTTTTTAGGAGCAGGTAAAACAACCTTTATCAAAACGCTTTCCGAAAAAACAGGGAAAGAATTTGCTGTTATGGAAAACGAATATGGCGAAACGGGAATTGATGGAGCACTATTAAAACAAGATCGATTAAAGGTGTGGGAGCTTACCGAAGGGTGTATCTGCTGTTCACTCAAATCCGATTTTGCTTCTTCCATATTGACGATAGCCAATACACTAAATCCCGAATATTTGATAGTGGAACCAACCGGCGTTGGTTTACTCAGTGCAGTGTTGCACAATATCGGTAAAATCGAATATAACCGCATACGCCTCCTTGAGCCGGTTACCGTTGTAGATGTACACTGCGTAGACCATTATCTGAAAGAGTTCATGGACATATATACCGACCAGCTTAAAAATACGCAGCGCATTCTTCTTTCTAAAATCGAAAATATTTCTGCTGAAGATTTAAGCCGTGTTAGTGCGCTTATTCGCACGGTGAATCCTGATGCGGAAATCCTAAATACCCCATATCAAAATCAGCCTATGGAATGGTGGGAAAAGCTGCTGCAAACTCCGCTGAATAAACAACAAGCTATCGCTTTACTGCCGCAAGACCTCGCACCCGATTTGGAAAATATCGGAATTACAGACATTACCGTTGATACCGTTAACGATCTGCTGGAATTGCTGGTTTCCCTTTTGCGAGGATACTTCGGCAGAGTCTACCGTGCAAAAGGATTTGTACCTATCGATGGGCAATGGACAAAATTCGATATAGTCGATAGACAGTATACAGTTTCTGTTTGTGATCCTATGCCCGAATCGAAAGCCGTAATAATCGGACAAAAACTGGACAGAGAGAGGCTTCGGACAGCATTTACTGTAGATTCACATTAATCATACCGCCGGAACAAGACAGGAAATCTGCTCATGTCAAAAAAAACAATTTCTTTAAAAGCTGAACTTTGTGCACTCTATGACTCGGTCGTTTCCTGCAAGGTCTTTATGAATTTGAACTTGAGAAAAACCTGCGTTTCTAAAAATCTCGGCAGCTTGGGCGGCGTGGTATTCGCCTACTTCGACAAAAAGTTTTCCGCCGTGGTTTAAGCTTAAATAAGAGTTTTCTGCCAAGGGCGGAATTAAGTCCAGCCCTTCAATACCGCCGTCAAGGGCAAGGCGGGGTTCAGAGCGGCCGTCTTCTAAAAGGCTTTCCGTAAGCCTTGACGGAACGTATGGCGGATTTGCAGTTATCAAATCGTAGTTTTGTTTCGGCTCCGGCACGCAGGGAAAAGAAAAACGCAGATCGGCTCTTACTGCAAGAGCCCTCTTATAAAGAGATTGAGGCAAAAGCGAATCCATATTCTTTTTACAAACTGTTAAAGCCTCCTCCGAAATATCCGCAAGAATCAAAAAAAAACTTTTATCAAAATAACTTTGCGTTCTTTGCGCCCTCTGCAGTTTATCAAATGCGTCAGATGTTTGGCTTAAACTCTCGTAAAGTTCCGCCGCAAGAGATAGACCTATACAGCCCGACCCTGTGCAAATATCCAAAACAAACAGAGGCTCATTTTTTTTTAACTTCTCCATTGCAAAATTTAAGGCGTGCTCTACCAAGGTTTCGGTGTCGGGCTTGGGGATAAGCACATTTTCATTTACATAAAAAGTTCTTCCGAAAAAATCCTTTGTTCCGGTTAAATAGGCAATGGGGATACCTGAACTTCTTTTTTGAACAAAAGCTTCAAACTCATTCTTGTATGGTAAAAAATCAAAATCGGAATGAGACAATAACCATGAGCGCTCTTTTTTTAAGATATGGGCTATCAAAATATCGGCATCAAAGAGAGCCTCATTCCTTCCGTATCCGTTCCTTGTTAAAAGGTGCGAAGAAAGAAAGGAATGAGCAGCAAAAAGACGGGCATCCTTTACGGTAAAAAAAAGCATTGAGCTTTATTTATGCTCCAAGTGATGATCTGCGGCCTTCATCATTTCTTCGCGGGCGGCGATACAGAGGGCATCGATTAACTCGTCGAGAGAACCCTGCATAACCGAATCCAATTTATAAAGGGTTAAGTTAATGCGGTGATCGGTTACGCGGTTTTGCGGAAAGTTATAGGTGCGGATACGCTCGGAGCGGTCGCCGGAACCGACCTGACTTTTTCTGTTTTGAGCCCGTTCTGCCTGCTTTTTACTTTCTTCCAAATCATAAAGGCGGCTTCGCAAAACACGCATAGCCTTTGCCTTATTTTTAATCTGGCTTTTTTCGTCCTGACAAATAACAACAAGGCCGGTAGGTATGTGGGTAATGCGGACTGCCGAGTCCGTGGTATTAACGCACTGACCTCCCGGGCCTCCTGCACGCATAACATCGATACGCAAATCCTCTTGATTGATTTCGATTTCGGTTTCTTCGGCTTCGGGCAAAACCGCAACGGTTACCGCACTTGTGTGAATGCGGCCTGAGCCCTCCGTTTCAGGAACACGCTGAACGCGGTGAACGCCCGATTCGTATCGAAGACTTCCGTAAACATATTTTCCCGAAATGGAAAAGGTAATTTCTTTGTAGCCGCCGAGCTCGGTTTCGTTTAGGGACAAAACCTCGTACTTCCAGTTTTTCATTTCGG
The DNA window shown above is from Treponema denticola and carries:
- the prfA gene encoding peptide chain release factor 1, coding for MKERLDNLRNRLVEVEKEVENPNLIKDVAKYKETMREHSYLSKLMEEYDNYLSIEKQIEDSKLLIQEESDAELKEMAREELHSLEAAFEKSEADLKMLLIPPDPLEEKNIIMEIRGGTGGDEAALFAADLFRMYTHYAEMKNWKYEVLSLNETELGGYKEITFSISGKYVYGSLRYESGVHRVQRVPETEGSGRIHTSAVTVAVLPEAEETEIEINQEDLRIDVMRAGGPGGQCVNTTDSAVRITHIPTGLVVICQDEKSQIKNKAKAMRVLRSRLYDLEESKKQAERAQNRKSQVGSGDRSERIRTYNFPQNRVTDHRINLTLYKLDSVMQGSLDELIDALCIAAREEMMKAADHHLEHK